One Phoenix dactylifera cultivar Barhee BC4 chromosome 8, palm_55x_up_171113_PBpolish2nd_filt_p, whole genome shotgun sequence genomic window carries:
- the LOC103699914 gene encoding dynamin-related protein 4C-like, with product MANCTKIAGDMVKTEAKKSTALASSFDDHIRPILDAVDRLRQLKVMQEGIELPTIVVVGDQSSGKSSVLESLAGISLPRGQGICTRVPLIMRLQDDPSLSQPQLQLEYKDKAIHTSEDGIADAINSATDDIAGSGKGISNAPLTLVVRKRGVPDLTMVDLPGITRVPVHGQPDNIYEQISNIIMEYIAPKASIILNVLSATVDFPTCESIRMSQSVDRTGERTLAVVTKADKAPEGLLEKVTADDVNIGLGYVCVRNRIGDESYEEARAEERNLFKRHPLLSRIDKSIVGIPVLAQRLMQIQAASIAKSLPDIVKKINDKLSQHISELDEMPENLRSIGDATRVLLHMLSTSKESLRRLLIRGEFDDFPDDASMHATARMAEMLAKFFKELPSDCPSADERFLMEEIAVLEEAKGINGLPNFLPRHAFLNLLRRKVRDISHAPGEFVRKVWAYIEEVVIRVLLHHSENYPQIQPMVRRAAQNLVGIMRNQSCHFMSEAIEMEMVADYTSSPDYMKKWTELMDGRDGFIAAIENYYGPNSIELKGLGVVEVGHLRQYAAMAEQAFDMRMRILAYWKIVVLRLVDSLALHIIYSVNCLVERHMEKEIVDDLVGPRMTGLERMLEESPATAAKRERLRKSIELMKESKEVVAEIMDRVVTTVN from the coding sequence ATGGCCAATTGTACCAAAATAGCAGGAGATATGGTGAAAACTGAAGCCAAGAAATCGACTGCCCTCGCCTCTTCCTTCGACGACCACATCCGCCCCATCCTCGACGCCGTTGACCGCCTTCGCCAGCTCAAGGTGATGCAGGAGGGCATCGAGCTCCCGACCATCGTCGTCGTCGGCGACCAATCCAGCGGCAAATCCAGCGTCCTCGAGTCTCTCGCCGGCATCAGCCTCCCTCGTGGCCAGGGAATCTGCACCCGGGTCCCTCTCATCATGCGCCTCCAAGACGATCCTTCCCTTTCCCAGCCTCAGCTGCAGCTCGAGTACAAAGACAAGGCCATCCACACCTCGGAAGACGGCATCGCCGACGCCATCAATTCAGCCACCGACGATATTGCCGGCAGCGGCAAAGGCATATCCAACGCACCGCTCACTCTTGTCGTCAGGAAGAGAGGCGTTCCCGACCTCACTATGGTGGACTTGCCCGGAATCACCCGTGTCCCCGTCCATGGGCAGCCCGACAACATCTACGAGCAGATATCGAACATAATCATGGAGTACATCGCCCCCAAAGCAAGTATCATTCTGAATGTTTTGTCGGCCACCGTGGACTTCCCGACCTGCGAATCGATCCGGATGTCGCAGAGCGTCGACCGGACCGGCGAGCGGACCCTGGCCGTCGTCACCAAAGCCGACAAGGCCCCCGAGGGATTGCTCGAGAAAGTGACCGCCGATGATGTCAACATAGGCCTCGGGTACGTGTGCGTCCGCAACCGCATCGGTGACGAGTCCTACGAGGAGGCCCGAGCCGAGGAGAGGAACCTGTTCAAGAGGCACCCTCTTCTTTCGAGGATCGACAAGTCCATCGTGGGGATCCCTGTTCTGGCTCAGAGGCTGATGCAGATCCAGGCAGCCAGCATTGCAAAAAGCCTGCCCGACATAGTGAAGAAGATCAACGACAAGCTCAGCCAGCACATCTCGGAGCTCGATGAAATGCCCGAAAATCTCCGCAGCATAGGGGACGCCACGAGGGTTTTGCTCCACATGTTAAGCACGTCGAAGGAGTCCCTGAGAAGACTGCTCATCAGAGGGGAGTTTGATGACTTCCCCGATGATGCCAGCATGCATGCCACTGCTCGGATGGCCGAGATGCTCGCCAAATTCTTTAAGGAGCTGCCCTCCGATTGCCCGAGCGCCGACGAAAGATTTCTGATGGAAGAGATTGCTGTTCTGGAGGAGGCTAAGGGGATTAATGGACTCCCCAATTTCCTACCTCGGCACGCTTTCCTCAACCTCCTCAGGAGGAAGGTGAGGGATATATCTCACGCTCCCGGTGAGTTTGTTCGGAAGGTTTGGGCCTACATTGAGGAGGTTGTGATCAGGGTGCTGCTGCACCACTCCGAGAACTATCCCCAGATTCAACCTATGGTTCGAAGGGCAGCACAGAATCTGGTAGGGATTATGAGAAACCAGTCTTGCCATTTTATGAGTGAGGCCATCGAGATGGAAATGGTAGCCGACTACACTTCCTCTCCAGACTACATGAAAAAATGGACGGAGCTGATGGACGGTCGCGATGGCTTCATAGCAGCCATCGAGAATTACTATGGGCCAAACAGCATTGAATTGAAAGGTCTTGGAGTCGTAGAAGTTGGGCATCTGAGACAGTACGCGGCCATGGCGGAGCAGGCGTTCGACATGAGAATGAGAATCCTAGCGTATTGGAAGATCGTGGTGCTTCGGCTTGTGGATTCCCTGGCCCTGCACATCATATACAGCGTAAATTGCTTGGTGGAGAGACATATGGAGAAGGAAATTGTGGACGATCTGGTGGGGCCACGAATGACCGGCTTGGAGAGGATGCTTGAAGAATCTCCAGCAACTGCAGCGAAGCGTGAACGACTCCGGAAGAGTATTGAGCTGATGAAGGAATCCAAGGAGGTCGTGGCAGAGATCATGGATCGTGTAGTGACCACCGTTAACTGA